AGTTTTCTCAGGGACGGTTCCCACTGAATGATGGCGTCCACAAGAGGAGCGATGCGTTTGATGTTGCGTTCATTGTGGGTTCCGAAAACCTTTCTTAAAAGGGCACCGATCATGGTGGCGATTCTCCTTGATTGAGGTGAAAAGCGACCCTTAGGGCCGCCGCCTCGGTTCTATAACGCACAAGGGACGGAAATTCAACGAAACGATCCTGAAAGGCGAAAGAGCGGATGAGGGGGTATTTACGCGAGAACCCGCAGGAGCAAGGTCTTTCATGGCGTTTAAGGGCAAGTGGGTAAGGTTTTTCATGGCGTTTGGAGGTAGAGGCGAGGCGGCGCCTCGCCTCTACAAGCGTGAAACCGCGTCTTTTCCTGGAAGCATGGGCATTCCGCCTGCATGATGTGCGTCGCCTCCGAAACATGAGCTTGGCGGGAACCGAGGTTCCGGGGAAGCCATGGTATTCTTCTATGCCGGCCGAGCCTGAAGGTTTCGGCCGCTACCCCATCTGCAGAGGCCGCATTGTGAGTCCGCCCCAAAGGATTGTCGTGCCTCAATGGCTTGGGGGCGGACACACCGGTCCGCCCCGACGAGGGTGACCGAGAATTTATCCCTGGAAGTGCGGAGGTCCCACCTGCACAAACAGGGGGCCAGACGCCCGCGCTCCCAAGAAAACAAAGGGTTTGGGACGTAGGAGCACGGTTCTGTCCCCCTATATCTTGGCCTGAAACGGCCCATTCCAAGCACTCGGTCACACTTTTCGCAAGAAGGCCAACGCTGGAACGTTCTGACGGCTCGTACGCCGCGCCTTCGTCGTCCCTCTGGAAAAGGCGCTCAGGGGTTCCTTCGAAAATTCCCGGCCTGTGAGAAATTCTTGACACAAGCAGCAGGCTTTGTTAAAGACCCAAATAAAAAAACGGTGTTTTGTTATATGAAACAAGTGGGGCAACCAAACGCCATTGAAAAAGCACTGCAGGTCCTTTTGGCCTTTCAGGTGGACCGGCCGCGCTGGGGTGTGCGTGAACTGGCGGCTCATTTAGGGTTTAGCCCGGCGACCATTCAGAGGATTTTGCAGACCTTGAAGGCTTACCATTTCATAGATCAGGACCCTCAAACCCAGCAGTACCGACTGGGGCCCATCTATTACCGTTTTCTGGAGGTGCTGCAGAGCCAGCATGGCATCGTGCAGGAAGCGGGTCCCATCATGCGTCGCCTGGCTTATGAAACGGGTGAAACGGTGCATCTTAATGTGGTGGACGGGCGTGAGAGGCTGTGCATTGAGAGTGTGGAATCCATGCAGTCGCTCAAGGCCGGTATGCCTGTAGGAAACCGTTCGCCGCTCTATGCCGGAGCTTCTTCCAAGTGTCT
This genomic window from Desulfosoma sp. contains:
- a CDS encoding IclR family transcriptional regulator, giving the protein MKQVGQPNAIEKALQVLLAFQVDRPRWGVRELAAHLGFSPATIQRILQTLKAYHFIDQDPQTQQYRLGPIYYRFLEVLQSQHGIVQEAGPIMRRLAYETGETVHLNVVDGRERLCIESVESMQSLKAGMPVGNRSPLYAGASSKCLLAFSPRAFVEGYLAELRPTALTANTIVDLEKLKAEMDVIRHRGWAESLAERTLGLGSLSVPIFSHNGHLLAALSLALPELRFQDPEHKKRCLGQLLEAGGALSRRMGWRGSYPKIHA